Within the Streptomyces sp. NBC_00353 genome, the region GCGGGGCGCTCACCCCAGGGTGAGCCGCGGCTTCGGTGCGTCAGTGCGGCCGGTCGGCGGTGTGCGGCTGCCCGCGCGGTACGGAAGCGGCCAGGGCGCGCCCGGCCCGCCGTAGCCCTGGTCGGCCGCCGCGTGCAGGGTCCAGTGCGGGTCGTACAGATGCGGGCGGGCCAGGGCGCACAGGTCGGCGCGACCTGCCAGCAGCAGTGAGTTGACGTCGTCCCAGGAGGAAATCGCACCGACCGCGATGACGGGCACGACCAGGGTGTTGCGGATCCGGTCGGCGAACGGGGTCTGGTACGAGCGGCCGTACTCGGGGTCTTCGTCCGGAACGACCTGGCCGGTGGAGACGTCGATGGCGTCGGCGCCGTGCGCGACGAACGCGCGGGCGATCTCGACGGCGTCCTCGGCCGTCGTGCCGCCGTCGGCCCAGTCCGTGGCGGAGATGCGGACGGTCATGGGCCGGTCCTCGGGCCACCGGGCGCGGACCGCGTCGAAGACTTCGAGAGGGAAGCGGAGTCGGTTCGACAGCGGTCCGCCGTAGATGTCGGTGCGGTGATTGGTGAGCGGGGAGAGGAACCCGGAGAGCAGATAGCCGTGGGCGCAGTGCAGTTCGAGCAGGTCGAAGTCGCAGGTGGCGGCGTGCCGGGCCGCTGCGGCGAACTGGTTGCGGATCACGTCGAGCCCGGCCCGGTCCAGCGCGTGCGGGACCTGGTTGACGCCTTCCCGGTACGGGATCGGGGAGGCGGCGGACAGCGGCCAGTTGCCCTCGTCGAGGGGCTGGTCGATGCCCTCCCACATCAGCTTGGTGGAGCCCTTGCGACCGGAGTGGCCGAGCTGGATACCGATCGCCGTGCCGGGGGCGGAGGTGTGGACGAAGTCGGTGATCCGGGTCCAGGCGGCGGCCTGTTCGGGGGTGTAGAGGCCGGTGCACCCGGGGGTGATCCGGCCCTCGGCGCTGACGCACACCATCTCTGTCATGACGAGCCCGGCGCCGCCGAGGGCGCGGGCGCCCAGGTGGACGAGGTGGAGGTCGCCGGGGACGCCGTCGACGGCCGAGTACATGTCCATCGGCGAGACGACGACGCGGTTGCGGAGTTCCAGCCCGCGCAGCCGCAGCGGGGTGAACATCGGCGGGGTGCCGGGGGCGCAGCCGAACTCCTCCTCGACGGCCCCGGTGAAGCCGGCGTCGCGCAGCCGCAGGTTGTCGTGGGTGACGCGGCGGCTGCGGGTCAGCAGGTTGAAGGCGAACTGGCGGGGCGCCTGATCGACGTACGTACCCAGCTCCTCGAACCAGCGCAGGCTCGCTGCGGCGGCGCGCTGGGTGGAGGCGACGACGGGCCGCCGCTCGGCCTCGTACGCGGCGAGGGCTGCGGGCAGGTCCGGCTGCTCCTCGATACAGGCG harbors:
- a CDS encoding bifunctional salicylyl-CoA 5-hydroxylase/oxidoreductase; protein product: MASDTRRIAVIGGGPGGLYAAALLKRLDPERSVTVWERNAPDDTFGFGVVLSDETLGGIEHADPVVYRALQAEFVRWDDIDIVHRGRTQTSGGHGFAALGRRRLLEILHKRCASLGVRLRFRAEAPSVAELAATHDLVIAADGVHSTTRETYADTFRPTVTTHRNRYIWLAADFAFDAFRFEIAETEHGVMQLHAYPFSAGASTAIVEMREEVWRAAGFDAMDTAASTERCGKIFADALGSRPLRSNNSSWLTFRTVVNAHWSHGNTVLIGDAAHTAHFSIGSGTKLAVEDALALAACIEEQPDLPAALAAYEAERRPVVASTQRAAAASLRWFEELGTYVDQAPRQFAFNLLTRSRRVTHDNLRLRDAGFTGAVEEEFGCAPGTPPMFTPLRLRGLELRNRVVVSPMDMYSAVDGVPGDLHLVHLGARALGGAGLVMTEMVCVSAEGRITPGCTGLYTPEQAAAWTRITDFVHTSAPGTAIGIQLGHSGRKGSTKLMWEGIDQPLDEGNWPLSAASPIPYREGVNQVPHALDRAGLDVIRNQFAAAARHAATCDFDLLELHCAHGYLLSGFLSPLTNHRTDIYGGPLSNRLRFPLEVFDAVRARWPEDRPMTVRISATDWADGGTTAEDAVEIARAFVAHGADAIDVSTGQVVPDEDPEYGRSYQTPFADRIRNTLVVPVIAVGAISSWDDVNSLLLAGRADLCALARPHLYDPHWTLHAAADQGYGGPGAPWPLPYRAGSRTPPTGRTDAPKPRLTLG